The Hemicordylus capensis ecotype Gifberg chromosome 6, rHemCap1.1.pri, whole genome shotgun sequence genome window below encodes:
- the LOC128330900 gene encoding olfactory receptor 13G1-like: METQNQSSIKDFILLGLSNSPGHQGIIFWGFTFIYSTALVANFLFILTISSCSKLHTPMYFLLINLSIANMFCISVTIPKMLQATLSPRKTISFSGCMAQVCLFLWALGTELLLLSFMAFDRYAAICHPLQYTIIMRREVCVGVVAAVWVTGMVNSAVHTGLVLQLSFCNSRVINHFFCNLPPLLALSCSDISLNEIMAYVSDAFISMGSCTLTLTSYVLILITISRIQSAEGKKKAFSTCSSHLLVVIFYFSTIIYTYIRPTSSSSLEEDKVLAILYTVVTPVLNPVIYSLRNQDVKEALKRLTGRFIPRASLVYG; this comes from the coding sequence ATGGAAACACAGAACCAGTCATCCATTAAAGACTTCATCTTGCTAGGCTTATCAAACTCCCCTGGACATCAAGGAATCATCTTTTGGGGATTCACTTTCATCTATTCAACAGCTTTGGTAGCCAACTTCCTCTTTATCCTCACCATAAGCAGCTGCAGCAAACTCCACACCCCGATGTATTTCCTGCTCATCAATTTGTCCATAGCAAACATGTTCTGCATCTCAGTGACAATTCCTAAGATGCTTCAGGCTACTTTGTCTCCGAGGAAGACCATCTCCTTTTCTGGCTGTATGGCACAAGTCTGCCTTTTCTTATGGGCTTTGGGAACAGAGCTCTTGCTCCTCTCGTTTATGGCCTTTGATCGCTATGCTGCCATCTGCCACCCTTTGCAGTACACTATCATCATGAGGAGGGAAGTGTGTGTTGGGGTAGTAGCTGCAGTATGGGTGACTGGGATGGTTAATTCGGCAGTTCACACCGGACTTGTACTCCagctttccttctgcaactccaggGTCATCAACCACTTCTTCTGCAATCTGCCTCCATTGCTGGCACTCTCTTGCTCAGACATCAGCCTCAATGAAATCATGGCATATGTATCTGATGCTTTCATCTCCATGGGTAGCTGTACATTGACTTTAACATCATATGTACTCATTTTGATAACCATCAGCAGAATCCAGTCTGCTGAGGGGAAAAAGAAAGCCTTCTCCACTTGTTCTTCTCACCTCCTGGTGGTCATCTTTTACTTTTCCACCATCATCTACACATACATCAGGCCCACCTCATCCTCTTCTCTAGAAGAGGACAAGGTACTTGCTATCCTGTATACAGTGGTGACCCCAGTGCTCAATCCTGTCATATATTCCCTGAGAAATCAagatgttaaggaggccctgaaGAGGCTCACAGGTAGATTCATACCAAGAGCTAGCCTGGTGTATGGTTAG